In Pseudomonas abieticivorans, the genomic window TCAGCCGTGGGCCCAGTTGCTGGTGGGCCATCAACCATTCATGGGCCATGGTGCCAATCGGTTTGACGTCCAGTTCGCGGGCCAAATGCACGTTGCTGGTGCCCACGAATCGCCCGGGGAAGTCGCGCTTCAAGATACGCAGCACTTCTTCCTGGGTGCGGTACGAGAAGCGCCGGCGCGTACCGAAGTCGGCCAACTGAAAACCTTCCAGCTCGCTGATGCTGGCCTCGGCTTTCAGCCAGTCGAGTTTTTTGTACAGCTGCTCGCTGACGTTCTCCATGACCACGTCGCGGTAGCGATAGCGGTTGCGTACCTCGCTGATGATGGCCAGCAGCGGGATTTCATAAAGGATCACGTGCAGCCAGGGCCCGCGCAAGCGGATGCATAACTGGCCGTCCTCGATGCTGGTATGCACGTAACGCAGATTGAAGCGGAACAGGCTCAAAAAGCGGATGAAGTCCGGCTTCATGAACGGGATGCGCTCCAGGAACTGCAACTGGTCGGCGGTGATGGAGATCTCGGCCAGGCGCTCGATCTGGTGGCGGATCTCGGCCAGGTACGGGGTCAGGTCCTCGTTGTTACGACAGCGAAACTCCCATTCCACCTCGGCGTTGGGGTAGTTGTGCAGTACCGCCTGCATCATGGTCAGCTTGTAAAAGTCGGTATCAAGCAGGTTCTGCACGATCCGGTCGGCAAATACGCTCTCGGCCATGGTCAGGCCTCCTTCTGGGGCACGGCGGCGGCCAGTTGCGCGGCGCTGTCATAAAGTTCGACGCCTTCACTGCGCATCTGCTCGCAGGCTTGTGCTGCTGTGTGGTCAGCGATGGCGCGGCAGGCGGGCAAGTACACGCCCACCCTGAAGCCTGCGCGGCGCAGTTGCAGGGCGGTGGTCTTCACGCAGTAGTCCAGCGCCAAGCCACCGACCAGCACGGTGTCGACCTGCTGCTGGCGCAGGTACTCGATGACCCCGGTGCTGCGGGTGTCGGCCAAGTCGTGGTAGCAGGCGCCGTAAGGGTGTAAGTCCGGCTCCACGCCTTTCCACACGAAGTAGTCGTAGGCCAACGGCGCGGGCAGGGTGTCGAGCAATTCGAAGCCCGGCGTGCCCGGTACGCAGTGGCTGACCCAGGTCAGGTCGGCGTTGGCCAGTTCGAGCGGCTGCAACATCTCGGCTTGGGTTTGCACCACCCAGGCGGCCTGCGGGCTGTGGGCGTCCTTGCTGCCCAGGCGCAGCTCGGCGAAGCTTGCCAAGTGGTTGAGTGCGCCAGCGATCAGGTGGCCTTCGGGCACCGGCAACTCGTCCGGGCACAGGGGCGTGAAGCCTTTTTGCGCGTCGATGTCGAAGCTGGCGATTTTCATGGGCGGTATCTCCTGCGTTGTGCGTGACTACATATTCCACCTGATGTAATATGTGGTCAAGCACATTTTGGCAAACACCGCCGTCGGTGGGCGCGGCAGGGGGGATCAATGAATACCGCACAAGTACTCGCCAGCGTCGACATTGTCGCCCTGCGCCTTAACCCCCAGTTGGGCCTGGAGCTGTTGCTGATCCGCCGCGCCCGCGAACCCTTCGCCCAGCAGTGGGCTCTGCCTGGTGTGTTGGTCAACGGTCGCTGCGCCGATACCAGCCTGGACCAGGCTGCCGGGCGCGCCCTGAATGAAAAGGCCCGGGTCCGCCCGCAATACCTGGAACAGGTGGCCACCGTGGGCAGCGCCACGCGGGACCCGCGCGGCTGGTCGCTGAGCACCATCTACCTGGCGTTGCTGGGCCCAGGCACCGTGTTGGAAGGGGGGGATTTGTGTTTCGTGGCGCTGGCGCAGGTGCTCGACGGCAGCTACGGCTTACCGTTCGACCACGCAGCCTTGGTGGCCCAGGCCTGGGAGCGGCTGTCGGGCAAGGCGGTGTACACCTCGCTGCCGCTGCATTTGCTGGCGCCGCGCTTTACCGTGACCGAGGCTTTGGGCACCTTCCAGGCGTGCCTGGGCCAGGCGGTGCAGCACACCACCTTGCGCGGGCGGCTGGAGCGGATGAAAGCGCAGGGCTGGATCAAGGATACCGGCGAAAAGAACTACCCGAAAATGGGCCGCCCGCAACACCTGCTGCAGCATTGCCCGCAGCAGGGTGGGGTGTTCGTGTTCGACCGCAGCGTGCTGGTGTAGTGGCTTACTTGCGAGCCTTGATCACCGCACGCATCGGCGCTGGCAGGCCTTCGATGGTCTTGCTGTGATCGTCCGGGTCAAGGAAGTGGCTCAAGGACTGGTAGCGCATCCAGTCGGTGCTGCGTTGCTCCTCGACGCTGGTCACGCTGACGTCCACGCACTGCACGTCGCTGAAGCCGGCGCGGCGCAGCCAGCGTTCCAGCGCCGGCACTGAGGGCAGGAACCACACGTTGCGCATTTGCGCGTAACGGTCTTCGGGTACCAGCACCTGGTTGACGTCGCCATCGATCACCAGGGTTTCCAGCACCAGTTCGCCACCCTTCACCAGGCAGTCTTTCAAGGCCAGCAGGTGTTCGATGGGCGAGCGGCGGTGGTAGAACACGCCCATGGAGAACACGGTGTCAAAGCCTTCCAGGTTGGCCGGCAGGTCTTCCAGGGCGAATGGCAGGTGCCAGGCGGGCAAGTCCGGTAGAAAACGTTGCACGGCCTGGAACTGGCAGAAGAATAGCCAGTTGGGGTCTACCCCGATCACGCTGTCGGCACCGGCACCCAGCATGCGCCACTGGTAGTAGCCATTGCCGCAGCCGACATCCAGCACGCGCTTGCCTTTAAGGTCCAGGTGCGGCGCTACCCGCGACCACTTCCAGTCTGAGCGCCATTCGGTGTCCACGTGCACGCCGAACAGGTCGAACGGGCCCTTGCGCCAGGGCGACAAGCCCATCAGCGCAGTGCGCATCTGCTCGCGGGTGGCGTCGTCGCAGTCGCAGTTGAGGTTCAGGCCGTTCACCAGGTCGATCTGGCTGGGCATCACGGCCGGGATTGCGTCGAGCGCGGCCTGCCAGCGCTCCAGGTCGCCGTGGCCTTTTTCCATTTTGGCGTCGAGCTGGGTTTGCAGGCCGTTGGCCCATTCGGCCAGGGGGGTGCCCGCCAGGCGGCGGACCAGTGGGGCGAGATCAATCATGGCAGGGCAATCAACGAGGCAAAGTTAAGGCATTGGAACCAGGGCACCACCTTGGAAAAGCCGGCCGCCAGCAGGCGGTCGCGGTGTTCTTCCAGGCTGTCGGGTTTCATCACGTTCTCGATGGCGCTGCGCTTCTGGGCAATTTCCAGTTCGCTGTAGCCATTGGCGCGTTTGAAGGCGATGTGCAGGTCGGTGAGCAGTGCGTGTTCTTCAAGGTCGTTGAAGCGCAGTTTTTCCGAGAGGATCATCGCCCCGCCGGGCACCAGGGCCTGGCGGATACGGCCCAGCAGGGCCAGGCGCTGCTCGGGGGCGATGAACTGCAGGGTGAAGTTCAGCGCCACCACCGACGCGGGCTTGAAGTCCAGGGCCAGGATGTCGCCTTCGATGACCTGCACTGGCAGCAACTCCTGGAACATCGAGTCCTGGGCATTGAGGTATTCGCGGCAGCGCTCGACCATGGCCTGGGAGTTGTCCACGGCAATCACATGGCAGTCGTCCACCCGCACATGGCGGCGCAACGACTGGGTGACGGCGCCTAGGGAGCTGCCCAGGTCGTACAGCGTGGTGTGCGGCTGGGCGAACTGCGCCGCCAGCACGCCAAGGTTCTCGACGATGGTCGGGTAACCCGGCACCGAGCGCTTGATCATGTCCGGGAACACCCGCACCACGTCTTCGTTGAAGGCGAAGTCGGGCACCTGGGCCAGCGGCTGGGAGAATAGGCGGTCGGGCTCTTTGCTCACGGGGGTGTTCCGGTGCTGTCGGCTGAAATGAGGGGCGGTATTTTAACCGGTATGGCGCGGTTTCACACCTGTGGCGAGGCCGAAGGCTGCAATGCTGTTGCTTCATCCCACGAAACTCAGTAATGGTCACTAACGATTGGCTGATTGTTAATGATCGATGCTTCTGTAGGACAGTAGGTAGGAAGTTTCCGTATTTTTATGTGGGGCACCCAGGTTATTGTCATTATTGATGTGCGCGGGTACTGTTTTGTATATCTGATCTTAGGGTTGCTTACGGATTTTATTCAATGCTTCAGGAGTCGCGTTATTACAACTTGCGCTATCAAGCCTTTAAGGCGGCAGCTCGCAAAATTGCTTATGAAAGGGTAAAGGCAGAGCCTGGCTTCTTGAAGGCGGGAATCGATCCGGCGATGGTTCGTTATGATGCTATAGATGCCGAGGCCATTGCGGCTAGTCACTTATGGGGGGCAGAGGTAGTCCTATACCCTTGGGAAAACGTGCGAGGCTGGAAACGCAAGGATCCGCGAGGTTTAGATGTCTCTCTCTGGTATGGTAAGGAGCTTTGTGGTTTATGTTACGCGACCCCAAGAAAAAGCAGTATTTGTATTAAAGTTATCTTGCTGGAAGGTAAGCCAAATAAATTTCATCCACTAAGAGGTGTAGTTGCATCACTCGCCATCGTGTCGATAGATATCTATGCTCGGATGCTGGGCTGTGAAGAGATAGAAATTCAAGAACCCAGCCAAGGGGCCGCGCATTGGTATCTAGAACTTGGTTTTGAATATAATGCTCAAGGGCGCCTTGTTATGCCGGTGAAGGCGTAATAATATGCAGACTATCGTCAGATTACTCGAGGTGCCTATGAAAGCCGCACATCATACCGCCAAGGCGTTGCTCATCGCTCAGTTTGAAGAAGACGCTCGTCGGCTGGCGGGCGACATTTCCTCCAATCAACGCCGCCTCCTCAAGGTAGGCTTGGAGAAAGGCAAGGTGCTTGAGCCTGTAGGTCGGCTGGCAGGGCCAGAGGCCTGAATCCACTTTATAAAAAACCGCCCAAATGGCGGTTTTTTTATCTACAGGTGATTCAAGTGATAGCAATATTTACTTCACGGTAATAGCACAATCGAAGGTTTGCACCGGCTTCACTTCCGGCGCCCACGGCTGTTGATACACCAGCAGCAAGTGCCCATCGCCCGCGTTTTGCGCCTGGAACTGCCACACCGACTGGCCGGCGCTGCCGACCAGGCCCGCGTCTTCCGGGTTGCTGTAAACCTCGGGGCCCAGGCTGCGCAAAATTCCGGGTGCAGGGTTCTGCACCTTCCAGCGGTAGCCGGTGGTGGGGTTGCTGGGCAGGGTCAGAATCAGGTGCTGGCCGGTGTGCAAGGCCAGGGGGCAGTCGCTTTGCTTGGCCAGGCTGACGTTCTGTTTGGGCGCTTGTTGGGCGCAGGCGGCGAGCAGGGCAAGGCTCAGCGGGACGAGCAGGCGGGCTGGTTTCATGAAGGCTCCGGGCAATCAGGGATGGCGCCAGCATAACCGAAGATGAGGGCAAAGCCATTTGGCTGCATTGCCGCACAGGGGCAATGCAGCCAAACGAGTGTCAGAACAACACTTTTGCGACGTCAGAGAAGCGCTTGGCGAAGTGCACGGTCAGGCCCTGTTTCAGGTAGTCCGGCAGCTCTTCGAAGTTGCCACGGTTGGGCTCCGGCAGGATCAGCTCATGGATCTTCTGGCGCCGCGCGGCAATCACCTTCTCGCGCACGCCACCAATGGGCAGCACGTGCCCGGTCAGGGTCAGTTCGCCGGTCATGGCCACGCCTTTTTTCGGCGCCTGGTTGCGGGCCAGGGACAGCAGGGCGCTGGCCATGGTCACCCCGGCACTCGGGCCGTCCTTGGGCGTGGCGCCTTCCGGTACGTGCAGGTGCACGAAGGCTTCGTCGAAGAAGGTCGGATCCGCCCCGTATTGCTTGAGGTTGGAGCTGACATAGCTGTAGGCGATCTCTGCCGACTCCTTCATCACCTCACCCAATTGCCCGGTCAGCTTGAAGCCGCGGTTCAGCGTGTGGATGCGCGTGGCTTCGATCGGTAGGGTGGCGCCGCCCATGCTGGTCCAGGCAAGGCCGGTGATCACGCCCTTGCCCGACAGCACTTGCTCGCTGCGGAACACCGGCATGCCCAGGGCGGCTTCCAGGTCCTTGGTGCCGATTTTGATTGGCGTGCCCGGGGCGTCGAGCAGTTTGACCACGGCCTTGCGCACCAGTTTGCCTAGCTGTTTCTCCAGCTGGCGCACCCCGGCTTCGCGGGCATAGCCTTCGATCACCGCGCGCAGGGCGCCGTCGCTGATGCCCAGGGTGGCCTTGTCTACGCCGGCTTTTTCCAGCTGCTTGGGCCACAGGTGGCGCTTGGCGATGGCCATTTTTTCTTCGGTGATGTAGCCCGACAGGCGGATCACTTCCATGCGGTCCAGCAACGGCCCGGGGATCGAGTCCAAGGTGTTGGCGGTGCACACGAACAGCACCTTGGACAGGTCCAGGCGCAGGTCCAGGTAGTGGTCCAGGAAGTCGACGTTCTGTTCCGGGTCCAGGGTTTCCAGCAGCGCCGAGGCTGGGTCGCCCTGGAAGCTCTGGCCCATCTTGTCGATTTCGTCGAGCATGATCACCGGGTTCATCACCTCGACGTCTTTCAACGCCTGCACCAGCTTGCCCGGTTGGGCGCCGATGTAGGTGCGCCGGTGGCCCTTGATCTCGGCCTCGTCACGCATGCCGCCGACGCTGAAGCGATAGAACGGCCGGCCCAGGGATTGCGCGATGGACTTGCCGACGCTGGTCTTGCCCACGCCCGGCGGCCCCACCAGCAGCACGATGGAACCGGCGATCTCACCCTTATAGGCGCCTACCGCGAGGAACTCCAGGATGCGTGTCTTGATGTCATCCAGCCCCGCGTGATGCTGGTCGAGCACCTTGCGTGCGTGCTTGAGGTCCAGTTTGTCCTTGCCGTACACGCCCCAGGGCAGGGCGGTGGCCCAATCCAGGTAGTTGCGGGTAACGGCGTACTCCGGCGAGCCGGTTTCCAGGATGCCCAGCTTGCCCATCTCTTCGTCGATGCGTTTTTTCGCCTGGGCGGGTAGGGTCTTGCCCTCCAGACGCTGCTGGAATTGTTCGACGTCGGCGCTGCGGTCGTCCTTGGTCAGGCCCAGCTCCTGCTGGATAACCTTGAGTTGTTCTTTCAGGAAAAACTCGCGCTGATGTTCGCCGATCTGCCGGTTCACTTCCGCAGAGATCTCTTTTTGCAGATGCGCGACCTCGACCTCCTTGCGCAGCATGGGCAGCACTTTTTCCATGCGCTTGAGCATCGGCACGCAGTCCAGCACCTGTTGCAGCTCGGGGCCTGTGGCCGAAGTCAGGGCGGCGGCGAAGTCGGTCAACGGCGACGGGTCGTTGGGGCTGAAGCGGTTGAGGTAGTTTTTCAGCTCCTCGCTGTACAGCGGGTTGAGCGGCAACAGTTCCTTGATCGCATTGATCAACGCCATGCCGTAGGCCTTGACCTCGTCGGTCGGCTCGCTGGGCTGGTGCGGGTATTCGACCTCGACCAGGTAGGGCGGGCGATGATGCTTGAGCCAGGTGCGGATGCGCACCCGGGACAGGCCCTGGGCGACAAACTGCAGCTTGCCGTTCTCTTTGCTGGCGTGGTGGATCTTTACCAAGGTGCCGTACAGCGGCAGGTTGGAGGTGTCGAAATGCCGAGTGTCTTCCGGCGGCGTTTCCATGAAGAACAACGCCAGCGAGTGATGCGGGGTCTTGGCCACCAGGTCCAGGGTTTCGGCCCAGGGCTCTTCGTTGACGATGACCGGCAACACCTGCGCCGGGAAAAACGGCCGGTTGTGGATCGGGATGATGTACACCTTGTCCGGCAGGTTTTGCCCGGGCAGGGTCAGTTCGGTGCTGGAGTGAGTCGAATGCTCGATGTGTTCGCTTTCCAGGTGTTCGGAGGGATTCTCGGGGAAGTCCTGCTGGTTGCTCATGGGGCACCTGCGCAATTGGCTATGGTGCTTAGATGGGGCAGTTCGTCGGTGGTTTCAATGGCAGCCCTTCAGCTTTACCAAACCCTGACGATATCTATGAAAACCTCTCTGAAACGACGCTAGGGTTGTGTCAGTGGGCCAGTATTACCGTTCGTCTCCTTTGCCGCGTAATGGCAAAAGGCTACAATATATAACGTGCGCTTCCTTTATGTGCCGGGTAACCTGCTTTAACGTTTCACTTGAACGCCAGGGTCGGCTCTTGTTCTGTCTTGCCGAGTTTCCCGCATGCGCAAAGTGCTGATTGCTGTTTTGACCCTGTTGGCCCTGCTGCCAGTGGCTGCCGACGTCCAGGCGGCGAGCCTGGACGCGCAAATGCTCGACCAGGACGGCAAGCCGCTGCGCAACGCGGTGTTGACCTTGAGCGGCAATGGCCTCAAGGCGCCGGTTGCCGGCAAGGCCGACATGGACCAGCACGACAAGCAGTTCGCGCCCCATGTGTTGGTGGTGCACACCGGCACACAGGTCAAGTTCCCCAACAGCGATGACATCCGCCACCAGGTCTATTCGTTCTCCGAACCCAAGCGTTTCGAGTTGCGCCTCTATCAAGGCACGCCCAGCCAACCCCTATTGTTCGATAAGCCAGGCGTGGTGGTGCTGGGGTGCAACATTCACGACACCATGCTTGGCTACGTCTACGTGACCGCCGACCCAGTGTTTGCCGTGAGTGACGACAAGGGGCGCATCCACCTGGCCGACCTTGCGCCCGGGCAGTACACCGCGACCCTGTGGCACCCGCAATCGGCCGACCTGCGTACCCAGCCTGCGGGCGACATCCAGGTGCCCGCCGCGGGGCTTAAACAAAGTTTCAAGGTGACGGTGCAACCCGCCACTGGCGAGGCAATGGGTGACATGGATGGCATGGACATGAGCGAACACTCACAGAGCGACTTTGGCAATGCCTTTGATCAAGCTGCCCGTGAACCTGCGAAATAGCTTCCAGGCGCGCATCGCCTGCGTATTGATCCTGCTGTTGATGGTAGTGATCGGTGCGTTGACGTTTGCAGTCAAGGGGGCCACCAACGAAGCCGTGCGTGCCCAGGCCAATGAACAGCTGGAGGTAGGTGCGCGGGTATTCGAGCGCTTGCTCGATGCCCGCGGGCGCCGCCTGCGCGATGGCGTGCAGGTGCTGGCGCAGGATTTCGGTTTTCGCGATGCGGTGGCCAGTGGCGATTCGGCCACCATCCGCTCGGCACTGGTCAACCACGGCATGCGCATCAATGCCAGTGACGTGTTCCTGCTGGGCATGGACGGTCGGGTGCTGTCGAGCACCCTGGACAGTGTCGCGGTTGGCACACCGTTCCGCTTTGACCAGGCCCTGCGCGACATGCGCCGCAGCAAGCAATCGATGTTGATCGTGCCGTTGGCCGGGCAACCGCACTTGCTGGTGGAGGCGCCGGTGATGGCGCCCCTGCCGATCGCCCGGGTGGTGATGGGCTTCAGCATGGACAGCGCGTTCGCCCAGGAACTGCGCTCGATGACCAACTTGCAGGTATCGTTCCTGGCCATCGACAATGCCCAACCGGGCGCGTTGGTCAGTACCCAGCCGGCCGGCTTGCTGGGCAGCCTGAGTATCTGGATGCAGGGCAATCAGAAAGCCCATGGCGTCACCCTGACTGTCTTTGGTGGTGAGAACTACCTCAGCCAGCCGGTGCTGCTGGGCAACGACAGCAGCGGTCAAGGCCAGGTCGTCGCGTTGCTGCAAAGCCCGCTGGACGAAGCGATGCGCGCCTTCGCCCCGCTGGACCAGAACATCCTCGGCATCTCGTTGCTGGCCTTGCTGGCATCTTTGGTCGGCGCGTTGTTGCTGGCACGCAGCGTTTCGCAACCGGTGCAGGCCTTGGCCCAAGCCGCCGGGCGCATCCGCAAGGGTGACTACCAGACGCCTCTGCAAATGACCCGCAGCGACGAGTTGGGCCTGTTGGCCACCGCTTTCAACCAGATGCAGGAGGGCATCGCCGAACGTGAGCAACTGATCGCCCACAACGCCTTGCACGACAGCCTGACGGGCCTGCCCAACCGCGCGTTGGCCATGGAGCGCCTGGGCAGTGCAATCGCCGCGCAACGGCCGGTGGCCTTGCTGTACCTGGGCATCGATAACCTGCGCTCGCTCAGTGAAAACGGTGGGCCGGCCTTTGTCGACAGCCTGTTGCAACGGGTTAGCCAACGCCTTCTGGCAGCAGTTCGCCCGGGCGATACCGTGGCGCACCTGATTGCCGACGAGTTCCTGTTGCTGCTTGAAGGCATCGACAGCGACAGCGCGGTGGCCATGGCCGACCAGGTGCAGCAATTGCTGCTCAAGCCCCAGCGTATTGGCGGGCACGACATCGCCATCGATTGCCGTATCGGTATCGCGGCCTATCCTGCCGATGGCGTGACCTGCGACGAGTTACTGGCCCGCGCCGCCATCGCCATGAAAGACGCTGCCGACATACCCGGTCGCCTGCAGGTGTATGAGCACGGCCGCGACCTGGCGCACCAGCGCCAGATCAGCTTGATCCGTGACTTGCGCCGCGCCGCGGCGAACGGCGAACTGTTGCTCAACTATCAACCCAAGCTCGACATCCGCCAGGGCAGGGTGCGCCAGGCCGAGGCCTTGTTGCGTTGGCAGCACCCGCAGTTCGGCATGGTCTCGCCGGCTGAGTTCATCGAGCTGGCCGAGCGTACCGGCAGCATCCAGAGCCTGACGCGCTGGGTGATCGGCGAGGGCATCCGGCAGTTGAGCGAATGGAACAAGCGCGGCATGCGCGTGCAGTTGTCGTTGAACATTTCCGCCGATGACCTGCATGGCCAGGACCTGGCCGAGCAGGTGACGCGAGTGCTCAAGCAGCACAACGTGCCGGCCGAGCAACTGATTTTCGAGATCACCGAAAGCGCCGTGATGCGTGAGCCGGAATCGGCGCTCAAGGTGCTCAACCGTCTGCGCGAGTGCGGCATCAGCCTGTCGGTGGATGACTTCGGCACCGGCTATTCATCGCTGGCCCACCTTAAGCGCCTGCCGGTGCAAGAGCTCAAGATCGACCAGTCCTTTGTGCGCAACCTGGATGAAACAAGCGAAGACGCGGTGATCGTGCGCTCCACCATCGAGATGAGCCACAACCTGGGGCTCAAGGTGGTGGCCGAGGGCGTCGAATACGAACATAGCCTGCGCTTACTCGAGCGCTGGCACTGCGATACCGCCCAGGGTTACCTGATCAGCCGGCCGCTCACTGCGGCGGCGTTCGAGGCCTGGGTCAAACAACCGCTCACCACCCCGTTTGCCATGGTTCATTGATTGATGAAATTCAGAGTTTCCTTTGTGTTGTGTTCATTGGCGTTGGGGTGGGTTGCTCCGGTGCTGGCCGATCAGGGGCGCTTGTTGGCTACCGGGGGTGCATCCAGTATCGAAGGCGCGGCGGGTGGCGGCATCACGCCGTGGGCGGTGCTGGCCGGGTACGGCGAGCAGGGCGAGTGGGGCGCCACGGTGTTCGGCACCACGGTCAACCTGCCGGACTACCGCCTGGACGTGGTGGGCATGGCGGCCAGTTATGACAACCGCATTGAAGTGTCCTATGCCCGTCAGCGCTTTGACTTGGGCTCGCTGGTGCACAAGCTCGGCCTGCCCGAAGACAGCCTCAGCCAAGACGTGTTCGGCCTCAAGGTGCGCCTGTTTGGCGACCTGATCTACGACGACTTGCCGCAAGTGTCGCTGGGCCTTGAGTACAAGCACCAGCGCGATTTCCTGATCCCGAGCCTGGTGGGCGCCAAGCGCGACCACGACGTGGAAGGCTACCTGGCCGCCAGCCGGTTGTTCCTCGGCGCGGCGTTTGGCTACGACCTGCTGGTGAACGGCAACCTGCGCTACAGCCGGGCCAACGAGCTGGGCGTGCTGGGGTTTGGCGGCGACCGGCGTGACACGCGCAGCGTGCTCAAGGAAGGCTCGGTGGCCGTGATGTTCAACCCGCGTTGGGCCATGGGCGTGGAGTATCGAGAAAAGCCGGACAACCTGTCGTTCTCGGGTGAAAGCGATTGGGCCGATGTGTTCGTCGGCTGGTTCCCGACCAAGCATGTAGCCTTTGTGCTGGCATATGCCCGCCTGGGCGAGATCGCCACCCTGGACAACCAGAACGGCACCTACCTGTCCGTGCAGGGGAGTTTCTGATGAAGCCATTGATCGCCGCAGCCCTGGGCCTTGCGCTGTTGTGGGGTTGCAGCGCGCAACAGCCCGCGCGTGATGACAGCCTGTATCAAGCGCTGGGCCAGCGCGCCGGTATCCAGAAAATCGTCGAAGGCATGCTCTTGAACATCGCCCGCGACCCGCGCATCGTCGAGCACTTTCGCAAGATCGACATCGCCCGCCTGCGCGACAAGCTGGTGGAGCAGTTTTGCGTGGAGGCCGGTGGGCCTTGCGTTTATACCGGCGACAGCATGGCCGAGAGCCACAAGGGCCAACACCTGACCCGCAGCGATTTCAACGCCTTGGTGGAAGACCTGATCAAGGCCATGGAAGCGCAGAACGTGCCGGTGCCGGCGCAGAACCGGTTGTTGGCAAGGCTTGCGCCGATGCGCGGTGAAGTGATCGAAAAATAACGTTTCACAGGCATAAAAAAACCGCCGCGCCCTTCCGGGAGCGGCGGTTTTTTTTAACCGGCCTTACTCAGCCAGTTTGTAGGCGATGATGTAGTCGCCCATCTTGGTGCCCAGCGAGCCATGGCCGCCAACCACCGACAGCACGTACTGCGCGCCATCCTTGCCGGTGTAGGTCATTGGCGTGGACTGGCCACCAGCCGGCAGGCGGCTGGACCACAGCTCCTTGCCGTTGCGCACGTCATAGGCGCGGATGTACTGG contains:
- a CDS encoding group I truncated hemoglobin produces the protein MKPLIAAALGLALLWGCSAQQPARDDSLYQALGQRAGIQKIVEGMLLNIARDPRIVEHFRKIDIARLRDKLVEQFCVEAGGPCVYTGDSMAESHKGQHLTRSDFNALVEDLIKAMEAQNVPVPAQNRLLARLAPMRGEVIEK
- a CDS encoding bifunctional diguanylate cyclase/phosphodiesterase, with translation MNLRNSFQARIACVLILLLMVVIGALTFAVKGATNEAVRAQANEQLEVGARVFERLLDARGRRLRDGVQVLAQDFGFRDAVASGDSATIRSALVNHGMRINASDVFLLGMDGRVLSSTLDSVAVGTPFRFDQALRDMRRSKQSMLIVPLAGQPHLLVEAPVMAPLPIARVVMGFSMDSAFAQELRSMTNLQVSFLAIDNAQPGALVSTQPAGLLGSLSIWMQGNQKAHGVTLTVFGGENYLSQPVLLGNDSSGQGQVVALLQSPLDEAMRAFAPLDQNILGISLLALLASLVGALLLARSVSQPVQALAQAAGRIRKGDYQTPLQMTRSDELGLLATAFNQMQEGIAEREQLIAHNALHDSLTGLPNRALAMERLGSAIAAQRPVALLYLGIDNLRSLSENGGPAFVDSLLQRVSQRLLAAVRPGDTVAHLIADEFLLLLEGIDSDSAVAMADQVQQLLLKPQRIGGHDIAIDCRIGIAAYPADGVTCDELLARAAIAMKDAADIPGRLQVYEHGRDLAHQRQISLIRDLRRAAANGELLLNYQPKLDIRQGRVRQAEALLRWQHPQFGMVSPAEFIELAERTGSIQSLTRWVIGEGIRQLSEWNKRGMRVQLSLNISADDLHGQDLAEQVTRVLKQHNVPAEQLIFEITESAVMREPESALKVLNRLRECGISLSVDDFGTGYSSLAHLKRLPVQELKIDQSFVRNLDETSEDAVIVRSTIEMSHNLGLKVVAEGVEYEHSLRLLERWHCDTAQGYLISRPLTAAAFEAWVKQPLTTPFAMVH
- a CDS encoding DUF3034 family protein, with product MKFRVSFVLCSLALGWVAPVLADQGRLLATGGASSIEGAAGGGITPWAVLAGYGEQGEWGATVFGTTVNLPDYRLDVVGMAASYDNRIEVSYARQRFDLGSLVHKLGLPEDSLSQDVFGLKVRLFGDLIYDDLPQVSLGLEYKHQRDFLIPSLVGAKRDHDVEGYLAASRLFLGAAFGYDLLVNGNLRYSRANELGVLGFGGDRRDTRSVLKEGSVAVMFNPRWAMGVEYREKPDNLSFSGESDWADVFVGWFPTKHVAFVLAYARLGEIATLDNQNGTYLSVQGSF